In a single window of the Pseudorca crassidens isolate mPseCra1 chromosome 9, mPseCra1.hap1, whole genome shotgun sequence genome:
- the PTGDR2 gene encoding prostaglandin D2 receptor 2, with the protein MSANVTMKPLCPLLEQMSHLQSHSNSSIRYMDHASVLLHGLASLVGLVENGLILFVVGCRMRQTVVTTWVLHLALSDLLATASLPFFTYFLAVGHSWELGTTFCKLHSSIFFLNMFASGFLLSAISLDRCLQVLRPVWAQNHRTVAVAHRVCLALWALAVLNTVPYFIFRDTIPRVDGRIMCYYNVLLLNPGPDRDAACNSRQMALAVSKFLLAFAVPLAIIASSHVAVSAHLRHRGSRRPGRFVRLVAAVVAAFALCWGPYHVFSVLEARAHADPALRPLVWRGLPFVSSLAFVNSVVNPLLYVFTCPDVLCKLRRSLRSVLESVLVDDSELGGGGGSSRRRRRTSSTNTTASSFSLRGRGLSPLGPAGLLGWLRGSRAAPPQRDRAQSQDERGPLNRALRTTSA; encoded by the coding sequence ATGTCGGCCAACGTCACGATGAAGCCCCTCTGTCCCCTCCTGGAGCAGATGAGTCACCTCCAAAGCCACAGCAACTCCAGCATCCGCTACATGGACCACGCGTCGGTGCTGCTGCACGGGCTGGCCTCGCTGGTGGGCCTCGTGGAGAACGGGCTCATCCTCTTCGTGGTGGGCTGCCGCATGCGCCAGACCGTGGTCACCACCTGGGTGCTGCACCTGGCACTGTCCGACCTGCTGGCCACCGCCTCCCTGCCTTTCTTCACCTACTTCCTGGCCGTGGGCCACTCCTGGGAGCTGGGCACCACCTTCTGCAAGCTGCACTCCTCCATCTTCTTCCTCAACATGTTCGCCAGCGGCTTCCTGCTCAGCGCCATCAGTCTGGACCGCTGCCTGCAGGTGCTGCGGCCCGTGTGGGCGCAGAACCACCGCAcggtggccgtggctcacagggtATGCCTGGCGCTCTGGGCCCTGGCCGTGCTCAACACCGTGCCCTACTTCATCTTCCGGGACACCATCCCGCGGGTGGACGGGCGCATCATGTGCTACTACAACGTGCTGCTCCTGAATCCCGGGCCCGACCGCGATGCCGCGTGCAACTCGCGCCAGATGGCCCTGGCCGTCAGCAAGTTCCTGCTGGCCTTCGCTGTGCCGCTGGCCATCATCGCCTCGAGCCACGTGGCCGTGAGCGCGCATTTGCGCCACCGCGGCAGCAGGCGGCCCGGCCGCTTCGTGCGCCTGGTGGCGGCCGTGGTGGCGGCCTTTGCGCTCTGCTGGGGGCCCTACCACGTGTTCAGCGTGCTGGAGGCGCGGGCCCACGCGGACCCCGCACTGCGGCCGCTCGTGTGGCGCGGGCTGCCGTTCGTCAGCAGCCTGGCCTTCGTCAACAGCGTGGTCAACCCGCTGCTCTACGTGTTCACCTGCCCCGACGTGCTGTGCAAGCTGCGGCGCTCGCTGCGGAGCGTGCTGGAGAGCGTGCTGGTGGACGACAGCGAGCTGGGCGGCGGGGGCGGCAgcagtcgccgccgccgccgcacctCCTCCACCAACACCACGGCCTCCTCCTTCTCGCTGCGCGGCCGCGGCCTGTCCCCGCTCGGACCCGCAGGCCTGCTCGGCTGGCTGCGGGGTAGCCGCGCGGCGCCCCCGCAGAGGGACCGGGCCCAATCCCAGGACGAGCGGGGCCCCCTGAACCGGGCGCTGCGCACCACCTCGGCGTAG
- the CCDC86 gene encoding coiled-coil domain-containing protein 86 produces MDTPLRRSRRLEGLKPESPESPTSVLRARRALVEFESNPEERREPGSPRSVRPPGLESPRHQPETSPESPSLREGAGLGSPREQPEPGPGSPQRQRDPGLESPQRQPESSPEFSRLQPQPSGESPKFSQDREEADSESPKSKEEPTPGSPRHQLQPSPGSLEPYPGQQAPGPEPSQPLQELTPLSPGSPRDQREPSKPPPPGQPERDGLGPKKREGSSAQAAASKKPKKEEIPKIPKGKPKSGRVWKDRSKKRFSQMVQDKPLRTSWQQKMKDRQERKQAKDFARHLQEEKERRRQEKKQRRAENLKRRLENERKAEIVQVIRNPAKLRRAKKQQLRSVEKRDTLAQLQEQPPRRPAAKV; encoded by the exons ATGGATACGCCGCTGAGGCGCAGCCGGCGGCTGGAAGGACTAAAGCCTGAATCCCCCGAGAGCCCCACCTCAGTTCTGCGGGCGAGACGGGCCCTTGTGGAGTTCGAGTCGAAcccagaagaaaggagggagccCGGGTCTCCTCGGAGTGTGCGGCCACCTGGCCTGGAGTCTCCCAGACATCAGCCGGAGACAAGCCCTGAATCACCCAGTTTACGGGAGGGGGCAGGCTTGGGGTCCCCCCGAGAGCAGCCAGAGCCGGGGCCAGGGTCGCCCCAGCGTCAGCGAGACCCAGGCCTGGAGTCGCCCCAAAGACAGCCGGAATCGAGTCCTGAATTCTCCCGACTTCAGCCACAGCCAAGTGGGGAGTCACCAAAGTTTTCCCAGGACCGAGAAGAAGCGGATTCGGAGTCGCCCAAGAGTAAGGAGGAGCCGACCCCGGGGTCCCCCCGACATCAGTTGCAGCCGAGCCCAGGGTCACTAGAGCCTTACCCCGGTCAGCAAGCGCCGGGTCCCGAGCCCTCTCAGCCCCTACAGGAGCTGACACCCCTGTCGCCCGGCTCCCCACGGGATCAGCGTGAGCCGAGCAAGCCACCGCCGCCCGGGCAGCCGGAGAGAGACGGCCTCGGGCCAAAGAAGCGAGAAGGTTCTTCAGCCCAGGCCGCAGCGTCCAAGAAACCGAAGAAGGAGGAGATTCCTAAGATCCCGAAGGGGAAGCCCAAGTCTGGGCGGGTGTGGAAGGACCGCTCAAAGAAGAG GTTCTCCCAGATGGTTCAGGACAAGCCCCTGCGCACATCCTGGCAGCAGAAGATGAAGGACCGGCAGGAGAGAAAGCAGGCCAAGGACTTCGCCCGGCACCtgcaggaggagaaggaaaggcgCCGGCAG GAGAAGAAGCAGCGCCGCGCCGAGAACCTGAAACGCCGCCTGGAGAACGAGCGGAAGGCGGAGATCGTCCAAGTG ATCCGAAACCCTGCCAAGCTCAGGCGAGCGAAGAAGCAGCAGCTACGCTCCGTTGAGAAGCGCGACACGCTGGCCCAGCTGCAGGAGCAGCCGCCACGGCGGCCGGCGGCCAAGGTCTGA